From Myxococcus stipitatus, the proteins below share one genomic window:
- a CDS encoding glycosyltransferase: protein MELFPIHLLFIMVLMNRYILGPFLRRVRGAALDRVDETYQPRVAIVIPLFNEGKGIFNAVRSLLEQDYPAHLLQIIVVDDCSTDDSYTWAQRAAEGCANVLVMRNPTNLGKRKGINRAVQAAVDAEIIVSVDSDVIVDPSAVRLLVRRFVSPRIAAVGGRTYVTNRHENWLTRMVEIKFHFAQEWLKDLERSFRQVMCLSGCLTAYRRHVLLELEPILEARAIAGVPIKYGEDRFLTRQIIKHDYETVYTLDAFCFTASPATLAGYFSQQLRWRRSNLVDLLGGLSHAWRLHPIVTIHYVSQLALLLSYPVVIVHNVLTGEFMDILVFHFLVIGLLGAIYRLETRHLPEHQRVHGACFLPMALLMPVTYALFTPLALLTLDSGSWETRGSPKAAPAATPDKGTTRLPPEHASEGTS from the coding sequence ATGGAGCTATTTCCAATCCATCTGCTGTTCATCATGGTGCTGATGAACCGTTACATCCTCGGGCCCTTCCTGCGGCGGGTCCGGGGCGCGGCGCTCGACCGCGTGGACGAGACGTACCAGCCACGGGTCGCCATCGTCATCCCCCTCTTCAACGAGGGGAAGGGCATCTTCAACGCCGTCCGCAGCCTGCTGGAGCAGGACTATCCCGCCCATCTGCTGCAGATCATCGTGGTGGACGACTGCTCCACCGACGACAGCTACACGTGGGCGCAGCGGGCCGCGGAGGGGTGCGCCAACGTCCTGGTGATGCGCAACCCGACGAACCTGGGCAAGCGCAAGGGCATCAACCGGGCCGTCCAGGCCGCCGTGGACGCGGAGATCATCGTCTCGGTGGATTCGGACGTCATCGTCGACCCGTCCGCCGTGCGGCTGCTCGTCCGCCGCTTCGTCAGCCCCCGCATCGCCGCGGTGGGAGGACGCACGTACGTCACCAACCGCCACGAGAACTGGCTGACGCGCATGGTGGAGATCAAGTTCCACTTCGCCCAGGAGTGGCTCAAGGACCTGGAGCGCAGCTTCCGTCAGGTGATGTGCCTGTCCGGCTGCCTCACCGCGTACCGCCGCCACGTGCTGCTGGAGCTGGAGCCCATCCTGGAGGCGCGGGCCATCGCCGGCGTGCCCATCAAGTACGGCGAGGACCGGTTCCTCACACGGCAGATCATCAAGCACGACTACGAGACCGTCTACACGCTCGACGCCTTCTGCTTCACCGCCTCCCCCGCCACGCTCGCGGGCTACTTCTCCCAGCAGCTGCGCTGGCGCCGCTCCAACCTCGTGGACCTGCTGGGCGGCCTGTCCCACGCATGGCGGCTGCACCCCATCGTCACCATCCACTACGTCTCGCAGCTCGCGCTGCTGCTCTCCTACCCCGTGGTCATCGTCCACAACGTCCTCACCGGCGAGTTCATGGACATCCTCGTGTTCCACTTCCTCGTCATCGGGTTGCTGGGCGCCATCTACCGGCTGGAGACGCGACATCTGCCCGAGCACCAGCGGGTCCATGGCGCGTGCTTCCTGCCCATGGCCCTGCTGATGCCGGTGACGTACGCGCTCTTCACGCCCCTGGCGTTGCTCACGCTCGACTCGGGGAGTTGGGAGACGCGGGGCAGCCCCAAGGCCGCTCCCGCCGCAACGCCCGACAAGGGCACCACCCGCCTGCCGCCCGAACACGCCAGCGAGGGCACGTCATGA
- a CDS encoding TerC family protein, with protein MDSLGTVGSPALWMGFIAFVIAMLALDLGVFHRKAHTVGFKEALGWSTVWISLALLFNAGLWWKFGAGPGVEFLTGYLIEKSLSVDNIFVFVVIFSSLRIPALYQHRVLFWGILSALVLRAIMIFAGVAMLERFHWLIYVFGAFLVVTGLKLFIQRNKEDHPEDSAMMRLVRRTIPSTPRFDGHHFFTVENGRRLATPLLMALILVELSDILFALDSIPAIFAVTRDPFIVFTSNIFAILGLRSLFFLLAGAVEKFSYLKVGLAGVLVFVGMKMALIDFVKLHPAVSLGVIAAMLGASIVASLIKARNTPPPTEGEPLAKASES; from the coding sequence ATGGACTCTTTAGGAACGGTGGGCAGTCCCGCGCTGTGGATGGGCTTCATCGCCTTCGTCATCGCCATGCTGGCGTTGGACCTGGGCGTGTTCCACCGCAAGGCACACACGGTGGGCTTCAAGGAGGCCCTGGGCTGGAGCACGGTGTGGATCAGCCTGGCGCTGCTCTTCAACGCGGGCCTGTGGTGGAAGTTCGGCGCGGGGCCCGGCGTGGAGTTCCTGACCGGCTACCTCATCGAGAAGTCGCTCTCCGTCGACAACATCTTCGTCTTCGTCGTCATCTTCTCGTCGCTGCGGATCCCCGCGCTGTACCAGCACCGGGTGCTCTTCTGGGGCATCCTGAGCGCGCTGGTGCTGCGGGCCATCATGATCTTCGCCGGCGTGGCCATGCTGGAGCGCTTCCACTGGCTCATCTACGTCTTCGGCGCGTTCCTCGTCGTCACGGGCCTGAAGCTGTTCATCCAGCGCAACAAGGAGGACCACCCGGAGGACAGCGCGATGATGCGGCTGGTGCGGCGGACGATTCCGTCCACGCCCCGCTTCGACGGTCACCACTTCTTCACGGTGGAGAACGGCCGCCGGCTGGCCACCCCGCTGCTGATGGCGCTCATCCTGGTGGAGCTGTCGGACATCCTGTTCGCGCTCGACTCCATCCCGGCCATCTTCGCGGTGACGCGGGATCCGTTCATCGTCTTCACGTCGAACATCTTCGCCATCCTCGGCCTGCGCTCGCTGTTCTTCCTGCTGGCCGGCGCGGTGGAGAAGTTCAGCTACCTGAAGGTGGGGCTCGCGGGCGTGCTCGTCTTCGTGGGCATGAAGATGGCCCTCATCGACTTCGTGAAGCTCCACCCGGCCGTCTCCCTGGGCGTCATCGCCGCGATGCTGGGCGCCAGCATCGTCGCGTCGCTCATCAAGGCCCGGAACACGCCCCCTCCCACGGAGGGCGAGCCCCTCGCGAAGGCCTCCGAGAGCTGA
- a CDS encoding 4'-phosphopantetheinyl transferase family protein, translated as MSTASVPLELRPDEVHVWIVEPERIAAPRLLEAYLGLLDDKERERQRRFRFERHQRQYLVSHALVRLTLSRYAPVDPATWAFSTNAYGRPEIQGTWGARLRFNLSHTDGMALVAVALDDELGADVEDAERAGDTVEIADHFFAPTEVTALRALPQGAQRERFFEYWTLKEAYIKARGAGLSLPLDQFAFHLEPGGPPRISFDPRMVDAPEAWQFMQLRPSARHHAAVAVRRARSRPLSVRWQFTVPLEGDAPPRFQAA; from the coding sequence ATGTCGACCGCCTCCGTGCCGCTGGAGCTGCGCCCGGACGAAGTCCATGTGTGGATCGTCGAACCGGAGCGCATCGCCGCGCCGCGACTGCTGGAGGCCTACCTCGGGCTGCTGGACGACAAGGAGCGCGAGCGGCAGCGCCGCTTCCGCTTCGAGCGGCACCAGCGACAGTATCTGGTGAGTCACGCGCTGGTCCGTCTCACCCTGTCGCGCTACGCGCCGGTGGACCCCGCGACCTGGGCGTTCTCGACCAACGCGTACGGTCGGCCGGAGATCCAGGGGACGTGGGGCGCGCGGCTGCGCTTCAACCTCTCCCATACGGACGGCATGGCGCTGGTGGCGGTGGCGCTGGACGACGAGCTGGGCGCGGATGTCGAGGACGCGGAGCGGGCGGGGGACACCGTGGAGATCGCCGACCACTTCTTCGCGCCCACGGAGGTCACGGCGCTCCGCGCGCTGCCCCAGGGCGCGCAGCGCGAGCGCTTCTTCGAGTACTGGACGTTGAAGGAGGCCTACATCAAGGCCCGTGGCGCGGGGCTGTCGCTGCCGCTGGACCAGTTCGCCTTCCACCTGGAGCCCGGGGGCCCGCCGCGCATCTCGTTCGACCCGAGGATGGTCGACGCGCCGGAGGCCTGGCAGTTCATGCAGCTGCGGCCCTCGGCGCGGCACCATGCCGCGGTGGCGGTGCGCCGCGCGCGGAGTCGGCCCCTCTCGGTCCGTTGGCAGTTCACGGTGCCGCTGGAGGGGGACGCGCCGCCCCGGTTCCAGGCGGCGTGA
- a CDS encoding thioesterase II family protein, with translation MSSAPSPSLLPERWFPTRKPLPDARLRLFCFPYAGGSASVFNGWAPLLPPGVEPCAVQLPGRERRLMEKPFDNLATLIDTLLSLMEPLMDRPFAVFGYSMGARIGLELARRLQARGGRQPVGLVMAASVSPHVREGEPIHTLPHDAFIAALRRYDGTPEEVLQHKELLELVVPTLRADFALAWWEVGQPAIPVDTPISVMGATHDAHVPVEKLESWRSQTRSGDFQVRTFPGGHFFLRQQQAALLSAIGADLTRWMQSAA, from the coding sequence ATGTCTAGCGCGCCTTCTCCCTCCCTTCTGCCCGAGCGCTGGTTCCCCACCCGCAAGCCCCTGCCCGACGCACGCCTGCGCCTGTTCTGCTTCCCCTACGCGGGAGGCTCGGCGTCCGTGTTCAACGGGTGGGCCCCCCTGCTGCCGCCCGGCGTCGAGCCGTGCGCGGTGCAGCTGCCGGGGCGGGAGCGACGGCTGATGGAGAAGCCCTTCGACAACCTGGCGACGCTCATCGACACGCTGCTCTCGTTGATGGAGCCGCTGATGGACCGGCCCTTCGCCGTGTTCGGCTACAGCATGGGCGCGCGTATCGGCCTGGAGCTGGCGCGTCGCCTCCAGGCGCGCGGGGGACGCCAACCCGTCGGGCTGGTGATGGCGGCCTCCGTGTCGCCCCACGTGCGGGAGGGCGAACCCATCCACACGCTCCCCCACGACGCGTTCATCGCGGCGTTGCGGCGCTACGACGGCACGCCCGAGGAGGTCCTCCAGCACAAGGAGCTGCTGGAGCTGGTGGTGCCCACCCTGCGCGCGGACTTCGCGCTCGCGTGGTGGGAGGTCGGCCAGCCGGCCATCCCCGTCGACACGCCCATCTCCGTCATGGGCGCCACCCACGACGCCCATGTCCCCGTCGAGAAGCTGGAGTCGTGGCGGAGCCAGACGCGCAGCGGCGACTTCCAGGTGCGCACCTTCCCCGGCGGGCACTTCTTCCTGCGCCAGCAGCAGGCCGCGCTGCTCTCCGCCATCGGCGCCGACCTCACGCGGTGGATGCAGTCAGCGGCCTGA
- a CDS encoding Rieske 2Fe-2S domain-containing protein, producing the protein MQIMFLGHAGFAVETAGSVIVMDPWLTARGAFDSAWMQLPRNHHLAPRVRELLETPGKERFLYVSHEHKDHFDPEFLATLQRRDFTVLIPRFQRSELQDVFAKYGCKRVIACEDGREVPIKGGYIKLFVSEQGTNRDSGVMVRGGDHCFININDCKLHDRLARIVEEEGPIDLFAAQFSGAIWHPTCYEYTPETYAAISLKKRDSKFEAVARALEVIKPRAYLASAGPACFLDPALFHLNLERVNIFPNATTLFSYLEKRLSSLGARYLEPMPGDVLDARTLEFTTRAEERLSPEGFEPYLRAYAADLSHLFRDRRRNLLRAEVDEIHERLRVEFQRKLDLLDLHDRVGVPLYVELTELPDRLLRVDFKGRRVDVVPTMRESARYTMKASAADVVRVLDRKLTWEDFLLSFRLRLSREPDVYDPIIHGFLGVEIEDMRNFCEGVRSTESRRERAVVEAGGRRFSVQRFCPHQGADLSEGWVEEGRYLVCPRHRWRFDLEDGGRCPMNGSTLCAEPVAEVEHEPTEKPSPPVPDLTPRAP; encoded by the coding sequence ATGCAGATCATGTTCCTGGGCCACGCTGGCTTCGCCGTGGAGACCGCGGGGAGCGTCATCGTCATGGACCCGTGGCTGACGGCGCGAGGCGCGTTCGACTCCGCCTGGATGCAGCTGCCCCGCAACCACCACCTCGCCCCGCGCGTGCGCGAGCTGCTGGAGACGCCCGGCAAGGAGCGCTTCCTCTACGTCAGCCACGAGCACAAGGACCACTTCGACCCGGAGTTCCTCGCCACGCTGCAACGGCGGGACTTCACGGTGCTGATTCCGCGCTTCCAGCGCTCGGAGCTGCAGGACGTCTTCGCGAAGTACGGCTGCAAGCGCGTCATCGCCTGCGAGGACGGTCGCGAGGTGCCCATCAAGGGCGGCTACATCAAGCTCTTCGTGTCGGAGCAGGGGACGAACCGCGACTCGGGGGTGATGGTGCGCGGTGGAGACCACTGCTTCATCAACATCAACGACTGCAAGCTGCATGACCGGCTGGCGCGCATCGTGGAGGAGGAGGGGCCCATCGACCTGTTCGCGGCCCAGTTCTCCGGCGCCATCTGGCACCCCACCTGCTACGAGTACACGCCGGAGACGTACGCCGCCATCTCGCTGAAGAAGCGCGACAGCAAGTTCGAGGCGGTGGCGCGCGCGTTGGAGGTCATCAAGCCCCGCGCCTATCTCGCCTCCGCGGGGCCGGCGTGCTTCCTCGACCCGGCCCTGTTCCACCTCAACCTCGAGCGGGTGAACATCTTCCCCAACGCCACGACGCTCTTCTCCTACCTGGAGAAGCGGCTGTCGTCGCTGGGCGCGCGCTACCTGGAGCCCATGCCGGGCGACGTGCTCGACGCGCGCACGCTGGAGTTCACCACCCGCGCGGAGGAGCGGCTGTCGCCCGAGGGCTTCGAGCCGTACCTGCGCGCGTACGCGGCGGACCTGTCGCACCTGTTCCGCGACAGGCGCCGCAACCTCCTGCGCGCGGAGGTGGATGAGATTCACGAGCGGCTGCGCGTGGAGTTCCAGCGCAAGCTGGACCTGCTGGACCTGCATGACCGGGTGGGGGTGCCGCTCTACGTGGAGCTGACCGAGCTGCCGGACCGGCTCTTGCGCGTGGACTTCAAGGGCCGGCGCGTGGATGTCGTCCCGACGATGCGGGAGTCGGCGCGGTACACGATGAAGGCGAGCGCGGCGGACGTGGTGCGCGTCCTGGACCGGAAGCTGACCTGGGAGGACTTCCTCCTGTCGTTCCGGCTGCGCCTGAGCCGCGAGCCGGATGTCTACGATCCCATCATCCACGGCTTCCTGGGCGTGGAGATCGAGGACATGCGCAACTTCTGCGAGGGCGTGCGGTCCACGGAGTCGCGCCGGGAGCGCGCGGTGGTGGAGGCCGGGGGGCGGCGCTTCTCCGTGCAGCGCTTCTGCCCTCACCAGGGCGCCGACCTGTCCGAGGGCTGGGTGGAGGAGGGCCGCTACCTGGTGTGCCCGCGTCACCGCTGGCGCTTCGACCTGGAGGATGGGGGCCGCTGCCCGATGAACGGCTCCACCCTGTGCGCGGAGCCCGTGGCCGAGGTCGAGCACGAGCCGACGGAGAAGCCATCCCCGCCCGTCCCGGACCTCACGCCCCGGGCCCCTTGA
- a CDS encoding carbohydrate-binding protein, with protein sequence MTRNRLFASLCGAVMALSAAGCSADTGSDGAIPPETAQPPTEQPQVPSTPGTTTPETPPETTPPETTPPVVTVPPETTPPETTTPEPSTPSVDRFGVRMLYPTKSGGETWALADDATSDARFDPQNTITRNADGSWKMKNTKVRMGVTTTTGYSAAKIPTYDRDVLASRGYMQSPNDWKNVEMTGFVKLNATSDVSDNFDWYARGGKHNDKNSGCEGSSYKAGLHYDGRARWQKETWHVSYEQAPYKPATTPLKGRWVGFKAVMRNVTVDGKEAVRLEMYVNENADKVTWKKVDDRVDAGNWGGDAQHCGGSTGPMPITWGGPIATFRWDSASDVDFKWLSVREIQP encoded by the coding sequence TTGACCCGGAACCGACTCTTCGCCTCGCTTTGCGGCGCCGTGATGGCGCTGTCCGCCGCTGGTTGCAGCGCCGACACGGGCTCCGACGGTGCGATCCCTCCAGAAACGGCCCAGCCTCCCACCGAGCAGCCGCAGGTGCCCTCCACCCCCGGGACGACGACGCCGGAGACGCCGCCCGAGACGACCCCCCCCGAGACCACCCCACCCGTGGTGACGGTGCCCCCCGAGACGACGCCCCCGGAGACGACGACGCCGGAGCCGAGCACTCCCTCGGTGGACCGGTTCGGCGTGCGGATGCTCTACCCGACCAAGTCGGGGGGCGAGACGTGGGCGCTCGCGGACGACGCGACGTCAGACGCGCGCTTCGACCCGCAGAACACCATCACCCGCAACGCGGACGGCTCCTGGAAGATGAAGAACACCAAGGTGCGCATGGGCGTCACGACGACCACGGGCTACTCCGCGGCGAAGATTCCCACGTATGACCGCGACGTGCTGGCCAGCCGGGGCTACATGCAGTCGCCCAACGACTGGAAGAACGTGGAGATGACGGGCTTCGTGAAGCTCAACGCCACGTCGGATGTCTCGGACAACTTCGACTGGTACGCGCGCGGCGGCAAGCACAACGACAAGAACTCCGGCTGCGAGGGCAGCAGCTACAAGGCCGGCCTGCACTACGACGGCCGCGCGCGCTGGCAGAAGGAGACGTGGCACGTGTCGTACGAGCAGGCGCCGTACAAGCCCGCGACCACGCCGCTGAAGGGCCGGTGGGTGGGCTTCAAGGCGGTGATGCGCAACGTCACCGTCGACGGCAAGGAGGCCGTGCGGCTGGAGATGTACGTGAACGAGAACGCCGACAAGGTCACCTGGAAGAAGGTGGATGACCGCGTCGACGCGGGTAACTGGGGCGGGGATGCCCAGCACTGCGGTGGTTCCACCGGCCCCATGCCCATCACCTGGGGCGGCCCCATCGCCACGTTCCGCTGGGACAGCGCCTCCGACGTCGACTTCAAGTGGCTGTCGGTTCGCGAAATCCAGCCCTGA